The proteins below come from a single Mycobacterium parmense genomic window:
- a CDS encoding acetaldehyde dehydrogenase (acetylating), whose product MPSKASVAIVGSGNISTDLLYKLLRSDWLEPRWMVGIDPQSEGLARARKLGLETTHEGVDWLLAQSEKPDLVFEATSAYVHRDAAPKYAAAGIRAVDLTPAAVGPAVIPPANLREHLDAPNVNMITCGGQATIPIVYAVSRAVAESGGVPYAEIVASVASLSAGPGTRANIDEFTKTTSKGVETIGGARRGKAIIILNPADPPMIMRDTIFCAIPEDADRDAIAKSIHDVVAEVQTYVPGYRLLNEPQFDDPSMNSGGQALVTTFVEVEGAGDYLPPYAGNLDIMTAAATKVGEEIAKESLTAAAGTAEGAQA is encoded by the coding sequence ATGCCCTCGAAGGCGAGTGTGGCCATTGTCGGGTCGGGAAACATCAGCACCGATCTGCTCTACAAGCTCCTGCGGTCCGACTGGCTGGAACCGCGCTGGATGGTCGGCATCGACCCGCAGAGCGAGGGCCTGGCGCGGGCGCGCAAGCTTGGCCTGGAGACCACCCACGAAGGCGTCGACTGGCTGCTGGCGCAGTCCGAGAAGCCCGACCTGGTGTTCGAGGCGACCAGCGCCTACGTGCACCGCGACGCCGCACCCAAGTACGCGGCGGCGGGGATCCGGGCCGTCGACCTGACGCCGGCCGCGGTCGGCCCGGCGGTGATCCCGCCGGCGAACCTGCGCGAGCACCTGGACGCGCCGAACGTCAACATGATCACCTGCGGGGGCCAGGCCACGATTCCGATCGTGTACGCGGTGTCGCGCGCCGTGGCCGAGTCGGGCGGCGTGCCGTACGCGGAGATCGTCGCGTCGGTTGCGTCGTTGTCGGCGGGCCCGGGCACCCGGGCCAACATCGACGAGTTCACCAAGACCACCAGCAAGGGCGTGGAGACCATCGGCGGCGCCCGGCGTGGCAAGGCCATCATCATCCTGAACCCGGCCGACCCGCCGATGATCATGCGCGACACCATCTTCTGCGCCATCCCCGAGGATGCCGACCGCGACGCGATCGCCAAGTCCATCCACGACGTGGTGGCCGAGGTGCAGACCTATGTGCCGGGCTACCGGCTGCTCAACGAGCCGCAGTTCGACGACCCGTCGATGAACTCCGGAGGCCAAGCCCTGGTCACCACGTTCGTCGAGGTCGAGGGCGCCGGGGACTACCTGCCGCCGTACGCCGGGAACCTGGACATCATGACCGCGGCGGCCACCAAGGTCGGCGAGGAGATCGCCAAGGAGTCCCTGACGGCGGCCGCCGGGACGGCGGAAGGAGCGCAAGCATGA